In one Pseudoclavibacter sp. Marseille-Q3772 genomic region, the following are encoded:
- a CDS encoding multifunctional oxoglutarate decarboxylase/oxoglutarate dehydrogenase thiamine pyrophosphate-binding subunit/dihydrolipoyllysine-residue succinyltransferase subunit, translating to MATNIPDGTSKNGATDFGANDWLVEEMFAKFRENRDSVDRTWWPTLERYEASLTHTPRVKESSGDTRSQHPPKAEPAPQAKPSAKQARTTARPARTRPIPAEAPESRAFSNEPEQEAEVTALQGIGRTISRNMESSLSIPTATSYRDLPAKLLIDNRIVINNHLRRTRGGKVSFTHLIGYALVQALSEDRALNSYYAEVDGKPSRVSPAHVNLGVAIDMKDSENAHTLVVPSIKQAERLNFREFHQAFETLIAKARDGKLTAADHAGATITITNPGVIGTVHSAPRLMNGQGCIIGVGSLDYPAAFQGMAQKNLDQLAISKRLMLSSTYDHRIIQGAASGELLAKVAELLTGADNFYERIFAALRIPYRPIIWSKDHFVDPADAINKTARVQSVINMYRVRGHLMADTDPLVYVQRSHPDLEIESHGLTFWDLEREFVTENFSTKRLMKLRDVLGILRDTYCRTIGIEYMFIPEPEIRQWFQDELEHPYTPPTHEQQLHILKKLNQAEAFETFLQTKYVGQKRFSLEGSESLIPLLDQIAQDSAAAEHTELAIGMAHRGRLNVLTNIAGKTYGQVFREFEGAQAGKVVGSGDVKYHLGIEGTYTDLQGRELPIYLAANPSHLEAVNGVLEGIVRGKQDRLGTADYRVLPVLIHGDSAMSGQGVVYETMQMSQLRGYRTGGTIHVVVNNQVGFTTTPQDARSSMYATDVAKSIQAPVFHVNGDDPEAVCHVASLAFKFRETFHRDVVIDLISYRRRGHNEGDDPSMTQPIMYDLIEAKRSVRKIYADNLVGRGDISTDEFQAHQDEFRAELERAFAETHDSHTEPISAKELSTVGAYEELHTSEPASTGVANSVLQTIGQAHQNMPDNFTVHPKLQRVLDARARMSLEGGVDWSYGELLALGSLLLEGTPVRMSGQDSRRGTFTQRHALFHDRKTDQNWLPLQNLSDNQANFAIYDSLLSEYAVLGFEYGYSVERPDALVLWEAQFGDFINGAQTIVDEFIAAGEQKWAQHSSVVLLLPHGYEGQGPDHSSARIERFLTLAAQHNMTIAQPSTPASYFHLLRRQAYARPRKPLVVFTPKSMLRLRQATSELSAFTDGVFDPVLDDATVKDPAAVKRVVIHSGKLHYELRQRLEKNPAPVALVRLEQYYPLPKEALLEVIARYPNATAVWAQDEPENQGAWPFLQANLGPALDRELTAVTRPRASAPSVGTMRMHKEQQDELVRTALGLDA from the coding sequence GTGGCGACCAATATCCCAGACGGAACCTCCAAGAATGGGGCGACCGATTTTGGCGCAAACGACTGGCTTGTCGAAGAAATGTTTGCAAAGTTTCGGGAGAACCGCGATTCCGTAGATCGAACGTGGTGGCCAACGCTCGAACGCTACGAGGCGTCGCTCACACACACCCCGCGCGTTAAGGAAAGCAGCGGCGATACTCGCAGCCAGCACCCCCCGAAGGCCGAGCCCGCGCCCCAAGCGAAGCCGTCGGCAAAGCAGGCCCGCACGACCGCGCGACCGGCACGCACCCGCCCAATTCCGGCAGAGGCACCTGAAAGCCGCGCGTTTTCAAATGAGCCCGAGCAAGAGGCCGAGGTTACCGCGCTGCAGGGCATCGGGCGCACGATCTCACGGAACATGGAATCGTCGCTGTCGATCCCGACGGCAACGAGCTACCGTGACCTACCGGCAAAACTGCTGATCGACAACCGAATCGTAATCAACAACCACCTGCGCCGCACCCGCGGCGGGAAGGTATCGTTCACCCACCTGATCGGCTATGCCCTGGTGCAGGCGCTGAGCGAAGACCGTGCGCTGAATAGTTACTACGCAGAGGTCGACGGAAAACCCAGTCGAGTGAGCCCAGCACACGTCAATCTGGGCGTCGCCATCGACATGAAAGATTCCGAGAACGCACACACGCTCGTAGTGCCAAGCATTAAACAGGCCGAACGACTCAACTTCCGCGAGTTCCATCAAGCGTTTGAAACACTCATCGCGAAGGCACGCGATGGCAAGCTCACCGCTGCCGATCACGCTGGCGCAACAATCACCATCACCAACCCGGGCGTTATCGGCACAGTGCATTCCGCGCCGCGCCTGATGAACGGTCAGGGATGCATCATCGGCGTGGGCTCACTCGATTACCCGGCAGCATTCCAGGGCATGGCGCAGAAGAACTTAGATCAGCTGGCCATCTCGAAACGTTTGATGCTCTCATCCACTTACGACCACCGCATCATTCAGGGCGCGGCCTCCGGCGAGCTGCTCGCCAAGGTTGCCGAGCTGCTCACCGGGGCTGACAACTTCTACGAACGAATCTTCGCTGCCCTGCGCATCCCGTACCGACCGATTATTTGGTCCAAGGATCACTTCGTTGACCCTGCGGATGCGATTAACAAGACGGCGCGTGTGCAGAGCGTTATCAATATGTACCGTGTGCGCGGTCACCTCATGGCTGACACCGATCCGCTCGTATACGTACAGCGATCCCACCCTGACCTGGAGATCGAATCCCACGGGCTCACGTTCTGGGATCTTGAGCGCGAGTTTGTCACCGAGAACTTCAGCACCAAGCGGCTCATGAAGCTACGCGATGTGCTCGGCATCCTGCGCGACACCTATTGCCGCACAATCGGTATCGAGTACATGTTCATTCCGGAACCAGAAATCCGTCAGTGGTTCCAGGATGAGCTCGAGCACCCCTACACTCCCCCGACGCACGAACAACAGCTGCACATCCTGAAGAAACTCAACCAGGCTGAAGCGTTTGAGACGTTCTTGCAGACCAAGTACGTGGGGCAGAAACGCTTCTCACTCGAGGGATCCGAATCTCTCATCCCGCTGCTGGACCAAATCGCGCAAGACTCTGCCGCTGCCGAGCACACGGAACTGGCGATCGGTATGGCCCACCGCGGTCGGTTGAACGTACTCACGAATATTGCCGGCAAGACCTATGGCCAGGTGTTCCGCGAGTTTGAAGGTGCCCAGGCCGGTAAAGTCGTCGGCTCCGGTGATGTGAAATATCACCTCGGGATTGAGGGTACGTACACCGATCTTCAGGGCCGCGAACTGCCCATCTATCTGGCCGCCAACCCATCGCACCTGGAGGCGGTCAACGGGGTACTTGAGGGCATTGTGCGCGGTAAGCAAGACCGCTTGGGTACGGCCGACTACCGGGTATTACCGGTCCTCATTCACGGCGACTCCGCGATGAGCGGTCAGGGCGTCGTGTACGAGACGATGCAGATGTCGCAGCTGCGCGGCTACCGCACCGGCGGCACCATCCACGTGGTGGTGAACAACCAGGTTGGCTTTACTACGACCCCGCAGGATGCCCGCTCGTCGATGTATGCCACGGATGTGGCGAAGTCGATTCAAGCGCCAGTCTTCCACGTCAACGGTGACGACCCAGAGGCGGTCTGCCACGTCGCATCCCTCGCATTCAAGTTCCGCGAAACCTTCCACCGCGATGTTGTTATCGATCTGATCTCGTACCGTCGACGCGGTCACAACGAGGGCGATGACCCGTCGATGACGCAGCCGATCATGTACGACCTGATCGAAGCGAAGCGCTCCGTGCGAAAGATCTACGCGGATAACCTCGTGGGCCGTGGCGATATCAGCACCGATGAGTTCCAAGCACACCAAGACGAATTCCGCGCCGAACTTGAACGCGCCTTTGCGGAAACTCACGACTCACACACCGAGCCGATCTCTGCCAAGGAGCTCTCCACTGTCGGCGCGTATGAAGAACTACACACCTCTGAGCCCGCATCCACTGGTGTGGCCAATTCGGTACTGCAAACTATCGGTCAAGCCCACCAGAACATGCCCGATAACTTCACCGTGCATCCCAAACTCCAGAGGGTATTGGATGCACGCGCACGGATGTCCCTCGAGGGTGGCGTCGACTGGTCCTACGGTGAGCTGCTCGCGCTCGGGTCATTGCTGCTTGAGGGTACGCCCGTGCGAATGTCTGGTCAGGATTCCCGCCGCGGAACCTTCACGCAGCGTCACGCACTATTCCATGATCGCAAGACTGATCAGAACTGGCTGCCACTGCAGAATCTCTCCGATAACCAGGCAAACTTCGCAATTTACGACTCGCTGCTTTCGGAATACGCGGTCCTCGGTTTCGAATACGGATATTCCGTCGAACGTCCGGATGCGCTGGTGCTGTGGGAAGCACAGTTCGGTGACTTCATTAACGGGGCACAGACGATCGTTGATGAGTTCATTGCCGCGGGCGAACAGAAATGGGCGCAACACTCATCCGTCGTGCTGCTGCTCCCCCACGGTTATGAGGGCCAAGGACCAGACCACTCCTCAGCACGCATCGAACGATTCCTCACCCTTGCCGCGCAGCACAATATGACGATTGCGCAGCCCTCGACACCGGCAAGCTACTTCCACTTGCTACGCCGACAGGCGTATGCCCGACCGCGCAAACCACTGGTGGTATTCACCCCGAAGTCCATGCTGCGATTGCGACAGGCCACGAGCGAACTCAGCGCGTTCACCGATGGCGTGTTTGATCCGGTGCTCGATGACGCCACCGTCAAAGATCCAGCCGCTGTCAAACGCGTTGTCATCCACTCCGGCAAACTGCACTACGAGCTGCGCCAACGCCTCGAGAAGAACCCCGCGCCGGTCGCGCTGGTTCGTCTTGAGCAGTATTACCCGCTCCCGAAGGAAGCGCTGCTTGAGGTCATCGCACGCTACCCCAATGCGACCGCGGTGTGGGCACAGGACGAACCGGAGAACCAGGGTGCGTGGCCGTTCCTGCAGGCCAACCTGGGCCCCGCGCTCGACCGCGAGCTCACCGCAGTAACCCGTCCCCGCGCATCCGCCCCCTCGGTGGGAACAATGCGCATGCACAAGGAGCAACAGGACGAACTGGTACGTACTGCACTCGGGCTCGACGCTTAG
- a CDS encoding hemolysin family protein: protein MDWLLFSVGLLLCLGTGVFVATEFSLVNLDRHELERRAAAGEKRLGPIISALRHTSTHLSSAQLGITLTTLLTGFTMEPALSNLLRGGLLALGVPEDWVRVTGTVVAMVIATVLSMILGELIPKNLALSLPAPVAKVVVPIQNAFTAVFRPAVHVLNSSANALIQAMGVEPKEEISGARSAEELSSLVRRSAQVGMLDNDRAVLLNRTLRFSELSAEDVMTPRPRVQVIGADASVAECIALAHRTGFSRFPVVDEDIDDIVGVAHVKYAVAVPSERRESVPVGAIKEEISFVPETINLDALLGQVRGEGYQMAVVLDEYGGTAGIVTLEDIVEEIVGDLVDEHDRAPVEVIRMRDRISIDGLLRTDELRERLNILLDEDAPYETIGGFVMFSLGRLAQPGDTVAIREGTLRVERLDGRRIDRIQFLPGPDYVSREELMRRELEGEESVSR, encoded by the coding sequence ATGGACTGGTTACTTTTCAGCGTCGGCCTACTGCTGTGTTTAGGAACCGGCGTTTTCGTTGCCACCGAGTTCTCGCTCGTGAATTTGGATCGCCATGAACTTGAGCGTCGAGCGGCTGCTGGCGAGAAACGGTTGGGGCCGATTATCTCGGCCTTGCGGCACACCTCAACGCATCTTTCGAGCGCTCAGCTGGGGATTACCCTGACGACGCTGCTCACTGGTTTCACGATGGAGCCAGCGCTGAGCAATCTGTTGCGCGGAGGGCTGCTGGCACTCGGTGTTCCAGAGGACTGGGTTCGTGTAACAGGGACAGTCGTGGCGATGGTGATCGCTACCGTGCTGTCGATGATTCTCGGGGAGCTCATCCCGAAGAACCTGGCACTCTCGTTGCCTGCTCCGGTCGCCAAGGTCGTCGTACCAATACAGAACGCGTTTACGGCAGTGTTTCGTCCGGCCGTGCACGTACTGAACAGTTCCGCAAATGCACTCATTCAAGCAATGGGAGTGGAACCGAAAGAAGAAATTTCCGGGGCTCGCTCGGCAGAAGAACTCTCCAGTCTTGTTCGTCGCAGCGCACAGGTCGGCATGCTCGACAATGACCGTGCCGTGCTGTTGAATCGAACGCTGCGTTTTAGTGAACTGAGCGCCGAAGACGTGATGACTCCGAGACCGCGAGTGCAGGTAATCGGAGCCGACGCATCCGTTGCCGAATGTATCGCGCTGGCACACCGAACCGGATTTTCTCGATTCCCAGTGGTCGATGAAGATATTGACGACATCGTCGGTGTTGCCCACGTGAAATATGCCGTCGCCGTGCCGTCGGAACGGCGCGAGTCGGTACCCGTAGGGGCAATTAAAGAGGAGATCTCCTTCGTGCCCGAAACGATTAACCTCGACGCGCTGCTCGGCCAGGTCCGAGGCGAGGGATACCAGATGGCGGTCGTACTTGATGAGTATGGCGGTACGGCCGGAATCGTCACTCTTGAAGACATCGTTGAAGAGATCGTCGGTGATCTGGTGGACGAACACGATCGTGCTCCGGTGGAAGTGATACGGATGCGCGATCGGATCAGCATCGACGGCCTGCTGCGAACGGACGAACTGCGTGAACGGCTCAACATCCTGCTTGATGAGGACGCGCCGTACGAAACAATCGGCGGATTTGTGATGTTCTCCCTCGGCCGACTCGCTCAGCCTGGGGATACCGTTGCGATCCGCGAAGGAACCCTGCGCGTAGAGCGACTGGACGGTCGCCGAATTGACCGTATCCAGTTCTTGCCCGGTCCCGATTATGTGAGCCGGGAAGAGCTCATGCGGCGCGAACTCGAAGGCGAAGAGTCGGTGAGCCGATAG
- a CDS encoding ADP/ATP-dependent (S)-NAD(P)H-hydrate dehydratase, protein MILEKSHETLWSTVHATQVRSVIQAPRETDNKYDRGVVLLATGSTTYPGAAVLSAQAACRTGAGMVRYLGPTVVAQGVLAVRPEVVHGAGTYHCLVIGSGIPDARDDDRGVLLQDAVDGRIPVVADAGALSLVTPGMAGLVITPHARELSTLLKRLNLANWSAEQIAESKGAAAAAAARMLGCTVLLKGRHTYIAQGDYKATVRTPNSWLATAGTGDVLAGVLGTLIAAQVSRGITVNAEQLAQTTAAAAWLHARAGWLASQHNAGVPVTPNNVHAPSTMLDNGPLGGPILASDVAQALPGVVAAVLAK, encoded by the coding sequence ATGATTCTTGAGAAATCGCACGAGACCCTCTGGTCGACGGTGCACGCGACCCAGGTGCGTTCGGTGATTCAGGCGCCCCGCGAAACAGACAATAAGTACGACCGCGGTGTTGTGTTGCTGGCAACGGGGTCAACCACGTACCCGGGGGCGGCAGTACTCAGTGCGCAGGCGGCGTGCCGTACTGGCGCTGGCATGGTTCGCTATCTCGGGCCAACCGTCGTCGCACAGGGCGTGTTGGCGGTTCGCCCAGAGGTTGTCCACGGGGCGGGCACCTATCACTGTCTGGTGATTGGCTCGGGTATACCCGACGCGCGCGACGATGATCGTGGGGTACTCCTACAGGATGCGGTGGATGGGCGGATCCCGGTGGTAGCGGATGCTGGCGCGCTCAGTCTCGTAACGCCGGGCATGGCGGGGCTCGTCATTACTCCGCACGCTCGTGAGCTGTCTACGCTGCTTAAGCGTCTAAATCTCGCAAACTGGTCAGCCGAGCAGATTGCGGAGAGTAAGGGTGCTGCTGCTGCCGCGGCGGCACGGATGCTCGGATGCACTGTGCTGCTGAAGGGCCGCCATACCTACATCGCGCAGGGCGATTACAAGGCGACAGTGCGCACACCAAACTCCTGGCTGGCCACGGCAGGTACGGGGGATGTTTTGGCCGGTGTGCTGGGAACGTTGATCGCTGCCCAGGTTAGCCGGGGCATTACGGTGAACGCCGAACAATTGGCGCAAACAACTGCTGCTGCCGCATGGTTACACGCCCGCGCCGGATGGCTTGCCTCGCAGCACAACGCTGGTGTACCAGTGACACCCAATAACGTGCATGCGCCGTCAACCATGCTCGACAACGGGCCGCTCGGTGGTCCCATCCTCGCCTCTGATGTGGCCCAAGCCCTGCCCGGTGTCGTGGCAGCAGTATTGGCAAAGTAG
- a CDS encoding hemolysin family protein encodes MDDFWGIVWLFVLLAGNAYFVAAEFAVISAKRSQIEPMAERGSKAAQTSLYAMEHATLMLAACQLGITICSLVILNVSEPAIHHLLAIPLEAMGLSVQTVTIASFVITLTLVTFLHVVLGEMVPKNLAFSVPDRAVLILAPPLVLFSKIMNPVIWTLNGIANVSLRAVGVTPKAEATSAFTFDEVAGIVEQSTKEGVLADEAGTLANTFEFTNKQVGEVAVPIDQVRILPAGVTTADVQAAVAEFGYSRYLLANEAGVPVGYIHLKDLLAVPDTEADRAVPERYIRPLTSLYEGTELEDALATMRRTGKHLARVFAKDGTSTGILFLEDIIEVLVGEVRDATARR; translated from the coding sequence GTGGACGACTTCTGGGGTATTGTCTGGCTGTTCGTGTTGCTGGCCGGTAACGCGTATTTTGTCGCCGCTGAATTCGCCGTTATTTCTGCGAAACGTTCGCAGATCGAACCCATGGCAGAGCGAGGGTCCAAAGCTGCTCAAACGTCGCTGTATGCGATGGAGCACGCCACGCTCATGCTCGCGGCCTGCCAATTGGGAATCACGATTTGCTCGCTGGTGATTCTGAACGTTTCTGAACCGGCGATCCATCACCTGCTTGCGATACCCCTCGAAGCGATGGGGCTAAGCGTCCAGACCGTGACGATCGCGAGTTTTGTGATCACCCTCACCCTGGTCACATTCCTGCACGTTGTGCTCGGCGAGATGGTGCCAAAGAACCTGGCGTTTTCTGTTCCGGATCGTGCTGTGCTTATCCTGGCGCCACCGCTGGTGCTGTTCTCAAAGATCATGAACCCAGTGATCTGGACGCTCAATGGCATTGCCAATGTTTCCTTGCGCGCTGTCGGAGTTACGCCGAAAGCCGAGGCAACGAGTGCGTTTACCTTTGACGAGGTTGCGGGCATCGTCGAACAGTCCACTAAGGAGGGTGTGCTTGCGGATGAGGCAGGCACGCTGGCAAACACGTTCGAGTTCACTAATAAACAGGTCGGTGAAGTGGCGGTGCCGATCGATCAGGTCCGTATCCTGCCAGCCGGGGTAACCACCGCCGACGTACAGGCAGCGGTGGCCGAGTTTGGGTATTCGCGGTACCTCCTTGCGAACGAGGCCGGAGTGCCAGTCGGATATATCCACTTGAAAGACCTGCTTGCGGTGCCCGACACCGAGGCTGACCGAGCGGTACCGGAACGCTATATTCGCCCGCTGACCTCGCTGTATGAGGGAACCGAACTTGAAGATGCGCTCGCAACGATGCGCCGAACCGGTAAACATCTCGCTCGTGTGTTCGCCAAGGATGGCACGTCCACCGGCATCCTTTTCCTCGAAGACATTATTGAGGTGCTGGTCGGTGAAGTGCGCGATGCCACCGCGCGCAGGTAG